A region of Rhodospirillaceae bacterium DNA encodes the following proteins:
- the folK gene encoding 2-amino-4-hydroxy-6-hydroxymethyldihydropteridine diphosphokinase: MGVTAQPAAGPHPIYVAVGGNLPGPGGSTVAQTFAEAAAWLGTVGVEPVERSSLYVSPAWPPSDQPDYMNAVWRIEPGRSSAPGSAGALMELLHAVESRFGRQREGATANAPRTLDLDLIDYRGQVSAGPPILPHPRMDTRAFVLLPLAEIAPGWRHPVTRRTVADLVAALPPDHGCVRLDPGNQA, translated from the coding sequence ATGGGCGTAACAGCGCAGCCCGCGGCCGGACCGCACCCGATCTATGTCGCGGTCGGCGGAAATCTTCCGGGCCCCGGCGGCAGCACGGTTGCTCAGACCTTTGCCGAAGCCGCGGCGTGGCTGGGAACGGTCGGCGTCGAACCTGTCGAACGCAGCAGCCTCTATGTCTCGCCCGCGTGGCCGCCCTCGGATCAGCCCGACTACATGAACGCGGTGTGGCGGATCGAACCCGGCCGGTCCTCCGCACCCGGCTCCGCCGGCGCCTTGATGGAGCTTCTGCACGCCGTCGAAAGTCGTTTCGGGCGGCAGCGCGAGGGCGCAACGGCGAACGCTCCCCGCACCCTCGATCTGGATCTGATCGACTACCGGGGGCAGGTGTCTGCCGGCCCACCCATCCTGCCGCATCCGCGAATGGACACTCGCGCTTTCGTCTTGCTGCCGTTGGCGGAGATCGCCCCGGGCTGGCGTCATCCTGTCACCCGCCGGACGGTGGCTGACCTGGTCGCGGCACTGCCGCCCGATCACGGCTGCGTTCGCCTGGACCCCGGGAATCAGGCCTGA
- a CDS encoding NYN domain-containing protein — MTVRNLSIYSDEKIAIFIDGSNLYAAARTLGFDIDYKRLLEFFRTRAILVRAFYYTALIEDQEYSPIRPLVDWLDYNGYTMVTKPTKEFTDSQGRRKIKGNMDIELAIDMMELSEKLDHVVLFSGDGDFRRLVDAVQRKGVRVTVISTVKTSPPMVADELRRQADIFLELADLSENIQRDPRDRPPPRRDRFERDERDGDEAFADDEFDREG; from the coding sequence ATGACAGTTCGCAACCTCAGCATCTATTCCGACGAGAAAATTGCGATTTTCATCGACGGTTCCAACCTCTACGCGGCGGCCCGGACCCTCGGCTTCGATATCGACTACAAGCGGCTGCTCGAGTTCTTCCGCACCCGCGCCATCCTGGTGCGCGCCTTCTACTACACGGCCCTCATCGAGGATCAGGAATATTCGCCGATCCGGCCGCTGGTCGATTGGCTCGACTACAACGGCTACACCATGGTTACCAAGCCGACCAAGGAGTTCACGGACTCCCAGGGCCGGCGCAAGATCAAGGGTAACATGGACATCGAGCTTGCCATCGACATGATGGAGCTCTCCGAAAAACTCGACCATGTCGTCCTGTTTTCCGGCGACGGCGATTTCCGCCGCCTGGTCGACGCCGTGCAGCGCAAGGGCGTGCGCGTGACCGTTATCAGCACCGTCAAGACGTCGCCGCCGATGGTCGCCGACGAATTGCGCCGCCAGGCCGATATCTTCCTTGAGTTGGCCGACCTGTCCGAGAACATCCAGCGCGATCCGCGCGACCGGCCGCCGCCGCGCCGCGACCGCTTCGAGCGCGACGAGCGCGACGGTGACGAAGCCTTTGCCGACGATGAATTCGACCGGGAAGGCTGA
- a CDS encoding uracil-DNA glycosylase: MAAPDTPGDTPGRDCALCPRLAAFRSEWRIREPAWHNAPVPSFGGIDARLLIVGLAPGLRGANRTGRPFTGDWAGDLLYDTLIRYGFASGTYDRRRDDGLVLADCRITNAVRCVPPENRPATAESRACLPFLTEEIRAMPQLDTILALGGIAHGMTLAALGLKKSAFAFRHGAFHPVANGLTLADSYHCSRYNTNTGRLTPEMFRAVFAEIRARLD, from the coding sequence ATGGCGGCCCCGGATACGCCTGGGGATACGCCCGGCCGCGATTGCGCCCTGTGTCCCCGGCTCGCCGCATTCCGAAGCGAATGGCGCATCCGCGAGCCGGCATGGCACAACGCGCCGGTGCCGTCCTTCGGCGGAATCGACGCCCGGCTCCTGATCGTCGGCCTTGCGCCGGGATTGCGCGGCGCCAACCGGACCGGCCGGCCCTTCACGGGGGATTGGGCCGGAGACCTGCTGTACGACACCCTGATCCGCTACGGTTTTGCAAGCGGAACCTACGACCGCCGCCGGGACGACGGACTCGTTCTGGCCGATTGCCGGATTACCAACGCCGTGCGCTGCGTGCCGCCGGAGAACCGCCCGGCGACCGCCGAAAGCCGGGCTTGCCTGCCTTTTCTGACAGAAGAAATCCGGGCTATGCCGCAGTTGGATACCATCCTGGCGCTCGGCGGAATCGCTCACGGCATGACGCTCGCAGCGCTCGGCCTGAAGAAATCCGCCTTCGCCTTTCGCCACGGCGCCTTTCACCCGGTGGCAAACGGGCTGACTCTCGCCGACAGCTATCATTGCTCCCGCTACAACACCAACACCGGCCGTCTGACGCCTGAAATGTTCAGGGCGGTGTTTGCCGAAATCCGGGCGCGCCTGGACTGA
- the tauA gene encoding taurine ABC transporter substrate-binding protein, giving the protein MKKHLRKTALAFAAAAFCIAGTAQAADVTVGYQLVYGPWKAKMKELRANGLGGKSIEFVKFTSGTEVINAMASGSVDISLNGSSPTAAGYSRGVDLQVIYIYDNINDAEALVVDKSVTAPQDLKGKTIAVPFGSTTHFHMMFALEQFGISPKELKVIDMSPPDMVAAWERGDINGGFVWDPALGRMKKKGRVLLTSGDLSNWGKATFDAMVARKGFTDKNPKFACQWVKMVAAADADYRANPGKYGPGTANAKGIAAAVSGDESQVGGVLALYDYPTLQQQISGTWLGGGVQNALKAASEFLKAQGKLDKVLDSYADSANPKFAKMALEGGC; this is encoded by the coding sequence ATGAAGAAGCACCTGCGCAAGACTGCGCTTGCGTTTGCGGCTGCGGCTTTCTGCATTGCCGGAACCGCGCAGGCCGCCGACGTGACGGTCGGCTATCAGCTCGTTTACGGGCCCTGGAAAGCCAAGATGAAAGAACTCAGAGCCAACGGCCTGGGCGGCAAGAGCATAGAGTTCGTCAAGTTCACTTCGGGAACCGAGGTGATCAACGCCATGGCGTCGGGCTCGGTGGATATCTCGTTGAACGGTTCCTCGCCGACGGCGGCGGGCTACAGCCGGGGCGTCGACCTGCAGGTCATCTACATCTACGATAACATCAACGATGCCGAAGCCCTGGTCGTCGACAAGTCGGTGACTGCGCCGCAAGACCTCAAGGGCAAGACGATTGCCGTGCCATTCGGCTCGACGACCCATTTCCACATGATGTTCGCCCTGGAGCAGTTCGGAATCTCGCCGAAGGAACTGAAGGTCATCGACATGTCTCCGCCGGATATGGTTGCGGCGTGGGAACGCGGCGACATCAACGGCGGATTCGTCTGGGATCCGGCGCTCGGCCGCATGAAGAAGAAGGGGCGGGTTCTGCTGACCTCCGGCGACCTCAGCAACTGGGGCAAGGCCACGTTCGACGCCATGGTCGCGCGCAAGGGTTTCACCGACAAGAATCCGAAATTTGCCTGCCAGTGGGTGAAGATGGTGGCAGCGGCTGACGCCGACTATCGCGCCAACCCCGGCAAGTACGGCCCCGGCACCGCCAACGCCAAGGGGATCGCGGCCGCGGTCTCCGGCGACGAGAGCCAGGTCGGCGGCGTGCTGGCCCTGTACGACTACCCGACGCTCCAGCAGCAGATTTCCGGAACCTGGTTGGGCGGCGGCGTGCAGAACGCGCTGAAGGCGGCCTCGGAGTTCCTGAAGGCCCAGGGCAAGCTCGACAAGGTGCTGGACAGCTACGCGGATTCGGCGAACCCGAAATTCGCCAAGATGGCGCTGGAAGGCGGCTGCTAG
- a CDS encoding taurine ABC transporter ATP-binding protein, which translates to MVFPALQGLGSVKALEDVNFEFRENEFVVALGASGCGKTTLLNVIAGFLPPTSGQVLHKGDPISGPGRDRGVVFQKHALLPWLNVIQNTEFGLKLQGVASAERRIRARENLALVGLSDFENYPIYQLSGGMQQRVGLARALTCDPDMLLMDEPLGALDAFTRENMQELILDVWQKTRKVVFFITHSVEEALFMATRLVVMSPRPGRITHEYELDFYNQYFESGNARQVKSSAEFIAMREEILSIIYGEERSGLEP; encoded by the coding sequence ATGGTGTTTCCCGCCCTGCAAGGGCTGGGAAGCGTCAAGGCGCTCGAAGACGTGAACTTCGAGTTCCGGGAAAACGAATTCGTTGTCGCGCTCGGCGCTTCGGGCTGCGGCAAGACCACGTTGCTGAACGTCATCGCCGGGTTTCTGCCGCCGACATCCGGCCAGGTCCTGCACAAGGGCGATCCGATCAGCGGGCCGGGCCGGGATCGCGGCGTCGTTTTCCAGAAACACGCCCTGCTTCCGTGGCTCAACGTCATTCAGAACACCGAATTCGGGCTCAAGCTTCAGGGCGTGGCAAGCGCCGAGCGGCGCATCAGGGCGCGCGAGAACCTCGCCCTGGTCGGCCTGTCGGACTTCGAAAACTATCCGATCTACCAGCTTTCCGGTGGGATGCAGCAACGGGTCGGGTTGGCGCGGGCGCTGACCTGCGACCCGGACATGCTGCTGATGGACGAACCGCTCGGCGCCCTCGACGCCTTCACCCGCGAGAATATGCAGGAACTGATTCTCGACGTTTGGCAGAAGACCCGGAAAGTCGTCTTCTTCATCACCCATAGCGTCGAGGAAGCGCTGTTCATGGCGACCCGCCTTGTTGTCATGTCGCCGAGGCCGGGCCGCATCACGCACGAATACGAACTCGACTTCTACAATCAGTATTTCGAGTCCGGCAATGCGAGGCAGGTCAAGTCCTCGGCCGAATTCATCGCAATGCGCGAAGAGATCCTCTCGATCATCTACGGCGAAGAGAGGAGCGGGCTGGAGCCATGA
- a CDS encoding ABC transporter permease subunit produces MNLGIFSRRKSEVVDQYGAPGRGRSTAISAVTIVIILGGWWLATQLELIRPLFLPAPEMVISKFNRIACTDYYFEQLLVLIGASAAVTSECQGFSEHALHEHVLWSLYRVFGSFFLAVITAVPIGIAMGMSRYARGVFDPPIEFYRPIPPLAYLPLTIIWFGIGESGKLFLIYLACFAPIAINARAGVRSVSIEQIHAAYSMGATSQQVIRQVVIKAALPEILTGMRVAIAFGWTTLVAAEMVAAKAGIGVMVLNAARFLATDIVFLGIVVIGAVAFIFDLIMRRIERALVPWKGKV; encoded by the coding sequence ATGAATCTCGGGATATTCTCGCGCCGGAAATCGGAGGTCGTCGACCAGTACGGCGCACCGGGGCGCGGCAGGAGCACCGCCATCAGCGCGGTGACCATCGTGATCATCCTGGGCGGCTGGTGGCTCGCCACGCAACTCGAACTGATCCGGCCCCTGTTCCTGCCGGCGCCCGAGATGGTGATCTCGAAATTCAACAGGATCGCCTGTACGGATTACTATTTCGAACAACTGCTCGTCCTGATCGGCGCCAGTGCGGCGGTCACGTCCGAATGCCAAGGATTCAGCGAACATGCCCTGCACGAGCATGTTCTCTGGAGCCTCTACCGGGTCTTCGGCTCTTTCTTCCTGGCGGTCATAACGGCGGTGCCCATCGGCATCGCCATGGGCATGAGCCGCTACGCCCGCGGCGTGTTCGACCCGCCGATCGAATTCTACCGGCCGATTCCGCCGCTCGCCTATCTGCCGCTGACCATCATCTGGTTCGGCATCGGGGAATCCGGCAAGCTCTTCCTGATCTATCTGGCCTGCTTCGCACCGATTGCGATCAACGCGCGCGCCGGGGTGCGTTCGGTATCGATCGAGCAGATCCATGCGGCCTATTCGATGGGCGCAACCAGCCAGCAGGTGATCCGCCAGGTGGTCATCAAGGCGGCGCTGCCCGAAATCCTCACCGGGATGCGCGTCGCGATTGCTTTCGGCTGGACCACCCTCGTCGCGGCGGAAATGGTCGCGGCCAAGGCGGGAATCGGCGTGATGGTGCTGAACGCCGCCCGTTTCCTCGCCACCGATATCGTTTTCCTCGGCATCGTGGTTATCGGCGCCGTCGCCTTCATTTTCGATCTTATCATGCGGCGTATCGAGCGGGCCCTCGTCCCCTGGAAGGGCAAGGTCTGA
- a CDS encoding trimethylamine methyltransferase family protein: MARRARAARQRPAAARGAPASPYIRRRLPAFEVLDEEELRRIETQVDWIVQDVGIAFRGDPEALQLWREAGATVDDDLVRAPADWVRAMCAKAPRQFTQRARNPDRSVVIGGDNQVYAAVYGPPFVRDLEGGRRYGDLESFRNLVKLIYMHPHLHHGSFVVCEPCDIPVSTRHLDMLHAHMTLSDKPHFGAITEKSRAQDSVDMAEIVFGRETMDEHCVILGNVNTNSPLLVDKVVTEAIRAYCGRGQGIAVAPFILSGAMGPVSTAASIAQALAEALMVCAFAQLVRPGAPFILGNFLTSMSLRSGAPTFGTPEPALSHYVMGQLARRAGLPLRCGGSLTSSKIEDAQAAYESADSMHSTVLAGANFVLQAAGWLEGGLCTGFEKLVMDADRLGSYRKLVGEGLDTGDEALARDAYGEVGPGGHFLGCDHTMRNYLTAFYEPTLSDNDTMENWLERGSTDMRRRAHARWKEMLEQYAPPPMDEAVREELDAFVARRKEELPEAWY, from the coding sequence ATGGCCCGACGCGCCCGGGCCGCGCGCCAGCGGCCCGCTGCCGCCAGGGGGGCGCCGGCTTCGCCCTATATCCGGCGGCGCCTGCCGGCATTCGAAGTCCTCGACGAGGAAGAGCTCCGGCGCATCGAAACCCAGGTCGACTGGATCGTGCAGGATGTCGGAATCGCCTTCCGCGGCGATCCCGAGGCGCTGCAATTGTGGCGGGAGGCGGGCGCCACCGTTGACGACGATCTGGTCCGCGCGCCGGCGGACTGGGTCCGCGCGATGTGCGCGAAGGCGCCGCGCCAGTTCACGCAGCGTGCGCGCAATCCCGACCGCTCGGTCGTGATCGGCGGCGACAACCAGGTCTATGCCGCGGTCTACGGCCCGCCTTTCGTGCGCGACCTCGAGGGCGGCCGGCGCTATGGCGATCTCGAGAGCTTCCGGAACCTGGTGAAGCTCATCTACATGCACCCGCACCTGCATCACGGCAGCTTCGTGGTCTGCGAGCCCTGCGATATCCCGGTGAGCACCCGCCACCTCGACATGCTCCACGCTCACATGACGCTGAGCGACAAGCCGCATTTCGGCGCCATCACCGAGAAGAGCCGGGCGCAGGACAGCGTCGACATGGCCGAGATCGTCTTCGGCCGGGAGACGATGGACGAGCACTGCGTCATCCTCGGCAACGTCAACACCAACTCGCCGCTGCTGGTGGACAAGGTGGTGACGGAAGCGATCCGGGCCTATTGCGGGCGCGGGCAGGGCATCGCCGTGGCGCCCTTCATCCTGTCCGGCGCCATGGGGCCGGTCTCGACCGCCGCCTCGATCGCCCAGGCCCTGGCCGAGGCGCTGATGGTCTGCGCCTTCGCCCAGCTCGTGCGGCCCGGCGCGCCTTTCATCCTCGGCAATTTCCTCACCTCGATGTCGCTGAGATCCGGCGCGCCGACCTTCGGGACGCCGGAGCCGGCGCTGTCGCACTATGTCATGGGCCAGCTCGCCCGGCGGGCCGGGCTGCCCTTGCGCTGCGGCGGCTCGCTGACGTCCTCGAAGATCGAGGATGCCCAGGCGGCCTACGAATCCGCCGATTCGATGCATTCGACCGTGCTGGCCGGCGCCAACTTCGTGCTCCAGGCGGCCGGCTGGCTCGAAGGCGGCCTGTGCACCGGGTTCGAGAAGCTGGTCATGGACGCCGACCGGCTCGGCAGCTACCGGAAACTGGTCGGCGAAGGGCTCGACACCGGCGACGAGGCCCTGGCCCGCGACGCCTATGGCGAAGTCGGCCCCGGCGGCCATTTCCTGGGCTGCGACCACACGATGCGCAACTATCTGACCGCGTTTTATGAGCCGACGCTGTCCGACAACGATACCATGGAGAACTGGCTCGAACGCGGATCGACCGACATGCGCCGCCGCGCCCATGCGCGCTGGAAGGAGATGCTGGAGCAATACGCGCCGCCGCCGATGGACGAAGCCGTGCGCGAGGAACTCGACGCCTTCGTCGCCCGGCGCAAGGAGGAACTACCGGAAGCGTGGTATTGA